In Muribaculum gordoncarteri, the genomic window AATGATGCCATGAAACTGACATCGGCCAACTCGATAAATGTAGCCCGATTTCTTCCGCAGATGTTCTACTACTTCCATGCCTATGCTCGTCTTGTAGGTTCAGGCAAGTCGGCCGACAAGGTAGTGTTTGCCGTACCGAGCGGTAACTTCGGCAACATCTGTGCCGGACTGATTGCCAAGCGCATGGGCTTGCCGGTACATCGTTTCATTGCCGCCAACAATCGCAATGATGTATTCTTTGAATATCTGAAGACAGGTAAATATAATCCCCGTCCGTCCATAGCTACGATAGCCAATGCCATGGATGTGGGCGATCCGTCCAACTTTGCACGTATTCTCGACCTTTACGGCAAGTCACACGATGCCATTGTGGGCGATATAAGCGGATGCACCTATACCGACGAGCAGATTGCCGATACGATGCGTAACGTTTATGCCGAAAAGGGTTACATTCTCGATCCTCACGGAGCTGTGGCCTATAGGGCGCTGGATGAGTATCTGCAGCCCGGTGAAACGGGTATATTCCTTGAAACGGCCCATCCTGCCAAATTCAAGGAAACGGTTGATTCAATCATTGACGGCAGTGTCAAGATTCCGGCACGACTTGAGGCGTTTATGCGAGGCGAGAAGTCGACTGTGCGTCTTAACAAGCAATTTCCGGCATTCAAGAAGTATCTGCTCTCATTGTAGCACGACGACCAATTTCTTGGCGAAAGATAAACATTGGTGGCTTCACATTTCGTGGAGTCACCAATGTTGTGTAACTTTGGCACATAATTTGCTGTAAAGTGATTTCTGTAATAAATTAGCGGTATTTTTAAATGAACAACTCCGATAAAGACAATCATAAGATAATTTCATTGGGACAAATCGACATCGATCCTTCAAAGTTCAATGCCGAGCCTGACCTTGATGCGCTGCCACTGCTCGCCACTCAGA contains:
- the thrC gene encoding threonine synthase; the encoded protein is MNYYSTNGQSPKTSLKDAVVRGLAPDRGLYMPERIPTIPSAFFRHIGDMSLQDVAYVAANTLFGDDIESSTLQTIVNDTLNFDIPLVEVDSDKYALELFHGPTLAFKDVGARFMARLLGYFNRQQGNEDVNVLVATSGDTGSAVANGFLNVPGVRVFVLYPKGKVSRIQEAQFTTLGCNVTAIEVDGTFDDCQALVKSAFMDKELNDAMKLTSANSINVARFLPQMFYYFHAYARLVGSGKSADKVVFAVPSGNFGNICAGLIAKRMGLPVHRFIAANNRNDVFFEYLKTGKYNPRPSIATIANAMDVGDPSNFARILDLYGKSHDAIVGDISGCTYTDEQIADTMRNVYAEKGYILDPHGAVAYRALDEYLQPGETGIFLETAHPAKFKETVDSIIDGSVKIPARLEAFMRGEKSTVRLNKQFPAFKKYLLSL